From one Streptomyces sp. N50 genomic stretch:
- a CDS encoding CocE/NonD family hydrolase encodes MNLGSHLTQRLLRLPPPLTRDVAVDHDLRVPMRDGAVLLADRWRPRSGGDGLPTVLLRIPYGRAGMAAGPMVRPLAERGFQVLIQSTRGTFGSGGTFDPMRGEREDGLDTVDWVIGQPWFGESMVLYGMSYLGFVQWAMADQLPPQVRAMIPAVSESALSLEFLREDGFSLETPFGWGVMVAGQERRWAIPRQLLEARRVRRAMSTLPLGEADVAAMGQRSAYIQDVLAHDAGAPRWARLDHSHRVAGVAVPVSSVGGWYDICLPGQLRDHQALQAAGRQARLTVGPWTHTARGVGVTAVGETLGFGLAHARGEQPAERAPVRLFVMGAETWRDFPSWPPPGYTPRRFHLHPGGALSTDEPGESAPDGYRYDPADPTPAVGGVRLALGVKGGPVDNTGLEARPDVLTYTTAVLDTDVEVIGEVGAEIWFRSSLPFADVFVRLCDVDAKGRSMNVCDGLVGLTGADRTSRATVRLWPTAHRFRRGHRIRVQVSSGAFPRYNRNPGTGEPRATATTLRAGNQEVFHDPGHPSAVLLPVRRAIRKNGSTEREPENGLDMSGLDN; translated from the coding sequence ATGAACCTGGGCAGCCACCTCACTCAGCGTCTCCTGCGTCTTCCCCCGCCACTCACCCGTGACGTGGCCGTCGACCACGATCTCCGGGTGCCGATGCGGGACGGGGCCGTCCTGCTGGCCGACCGCTGGAGGCCGAGGTCCGGTGGTGACGGCCTGCCGACCGTGCTCCTGCGGATCCCCTACGGCAGGGCGGGCATGGCCGCGGGGCCGATGGTCCGGCCGCTGGCCGAGCGGGGGTTCCAGGTGCTGATCCAGAGCACGCGCGGCACGTTCGGCTCCGGCGGCACCTTCGACCCGATGCGCGGCGAGCGCGAGGACGGGCTCGACACCGTGGACTGGGTGATCGGGCAGCCCTGGTTCGGCGAGTCGATGGTGCTGTACGGCATGAGCTACCTCGGCTTCGTCCAGTGGGCCATGGCCGACCAACTCCCGCCGCAGGTGAGGGCGATGATCCCGGCGGTGTCGGAATCGGCGCTCAGCCTGGAGTTCCTCCGCGAGGACGGGTTCTCCCTGGAGACACCGTTCGGCTGGGGCGTCATGGTCGCCGGACAGGAGCGCCGGTGGGCGATACCGCGCCAGCTCCTGGAGGCGAGGCGGGTGCGCCGCGCCATGTCGACGCTGCCGCTCGGCGAGGCCGATGTCGCCGCCATGGGGCAGCGGTCCGCCTACATCCAGGACGTCCTCGCCCACGACGCCGGCGCCCCGCGATGGGCGCGGCTGGACCACAGTCACCGGGTGGCCGGCGTCGCCGTACCGGTGAGTTCCGTCGGTGGCTGGTACGACATCTGCCTGCCCGGCCAACTCCGGGACCACCAGGCCCTCCAGGCGGCCGGGCGGCAGGCCCGGCTCACCGTCGGCCCGTGGACGCACACCGCCCGGGGTGTGGGTGTCACGGCGGTCGGCGAGACCCTCGGTTTCGGTCTCGCCCACGCCCGCGGCGAGCAGCCTGCGGAGCGCGCCCCGGTCCGCCTGTTCGTCATGGGCGCGGAGACCTGGCGCGACTTCCCCTCCTGGCCGCCGCCCGGATACACACCGCGACGCTTCCACCTCCACCCGGGCGGCGCCCTGTCCACCGACGAGCCGGGCGAGTCCGCGCCGGACGGCTACCGCTACGACCCGGCGGACCCGACTCCGGCCGTCGGCGGGGTACGCCTGGCCCTCGGTGTGAAGGGCGGCCCCGTCGACAACACCGGACTCGAGGCCCGGCCGGACGTCCTGACCTATACAACTGCCGTACTGGACACGGACGTCGAGGTGATCGGTGAGGTCGGCGCCGAGATCTGGTTCCGCTCCAGCCTGCCTTTCGCGGACGTGTTCGTCCGGCTGTGCGATGTGGACGCCAAGGGCCGCTCGATGAACGTGTGCGACGGCCTGGTCGGTCTGACGGGCGCCGACCGGACCTCCCGCGCGACGGTACGGCTGTGGCCGACGGCCCACCGCTTCCGGCGCGGTCACCGCATCCGGGTCCAGGTGTCCAGCGGTGCCTTCCCCCGCTACAACCGCAATCCGGGCACCGGCGAACCCAGGGCGACGGCCACGACTCTCCGCGCCGGGAACCAGGAGGTGTTCCACGACCCCGGACACCCGTCCGCGGTACTCCTGCCGGTCCGCCGGGCAATACGGAAAAACGGCTCGACCGAGCGAGAGCCCGAAAATGGACTAGACATGAGTGGACTAGACAATTAA
- a CDS encoding LuxR family transcriptional regulator produces MQEGDLVIGRDSELRDMTRTLLSTGASARTLLVVGAPGTGKTTLLEQARRAATEEGAHVLRLRCHDGESAPGAEALADGVHAVLARFHDRRSPVRVGAVRRIRLQSTGQDGELALLSVLSEILTDAAARIPFAVVVDDVDRMPHPTASALGLLLRVFRPAGVPMVMAGRPVRPTADGASPLTAAADRLLELPPLRPADIEALVVRRLGRPVEPALVTAVLAALGPMAGTPAAVLSVLDALDEHGDLLELDGHVCLTEPERALRLTTDTTELSRLCWPGSPPDSDGLDAAAGVARSLEHAEVRLDDLLRLKPGGPRRAGLVDRAVTPLVRDGTLTVDQDGRMAFAVPALAAALRTLPTHHDVSTLHALITRSLTDRLGAETAGSCYPRLAEHVAAAKAELDDALAVDVLLAAARADARSDWPRSVRAYASALRRLPPYDHRTPQVLREWAELSLRHADHTGALALGEPLLAHLTAAPAGARDRGSLDFVTEVWALAALHEHRSPHLDALRDPAPAMAELADLAGPFGLDPTPSRPRRETHRAAAAGPRKGSGPLPSGPELRLLAAAASSHNNLSAALRALPPDAAGTPDMDRLRNAAVHADLAGALTAVLGDRYTGAGNSTAAWYHAMVGDYLDGDWDQALVSARRIEAGGRTRDTTAGAAQPARALAAEIHCTRGELDLARFWIELIPEAVSHPLVAWARLGVRYWSGRREEALATALRDVRRAREQGLHAGTEKVLLRYISFALVAGLPQAMPQALDELEALHAVVGSPTTREAVLIGRGLVHGDADSALAALRSVRERGDAYLGLLCCLCLMEIGDESGPWLAEASRIAQSLGIGRATRTTLGHMTRRRTFGLPRTRPARDGFGEEDVRLATMVSDGATNRQIAARLAWSEKTVERRLSGLFRRTGCRSRVELAAAWLDGSLARRVQVPDGAPTRGGGPVPGPGRARRP; encoded by the coding sequence GTGCAGGAAGGAGACCTCGTCATCGGCAGGGACAGCGAACTCCGCGACATGACGCGGACGTTGCTGTCCACCGGCGCCTCGGCCCGCACCCTCCTGGTCGTCGGCGCTCCGGGGACGGGCAAGACCACCCTGCTGGAACAGGCCCGGCGAGCGGCGACCGAGGAAGGCGCCCATGTCCTACGGCTGCGCTGTCACGACGGGGAGAGCGCGCCCGGCGCGGAGGCGCTGGCCGACGGCGTCCATGCGGTGCTCGCCAGGTTCCACGACCGCCGCAGCCCGGTCCGGGTCGGCGCCGTCCGCCGGATCCGGCTCCAATCCACCGGCCAGGACGGCGAGTTGGCGCTGCTGTCCGTCCTGAGTGAGATCCTCACCGACGCGGCGGCCCGTATCCCTTTCGCGGTGGTGGTCGACGACGTCGACCGGATGCCGCACCCGACCGCGTCCGCCCTCGGCCTGCTGCTGCGCGTCTTCCGCCCGGCCGGCGTACCGATGGTGATGGCCGGCCGACCGGTCCGCCCCACCGCCGACGGCGCCTCCCCGCTGACGGCCGCGGCCGACCGGCTGCTCGAACTCCCGCCGCTGCGCCCCGCGGACATCGAGGCCCTCGTCGTACGGAGGCTCGGCCGCCCGGTCGAGCCCGCCCTCGTGACGGCGGTGCTGGCCGCGCTGGGCCCCATGGCGGGCACCCCAGCGGCCGTACTGTCCGTGCTCGACGCGCTGGACGAGCACGGGGACCTCCTGGAACTCGACGGCCACGTGTGCCTGACGGAACCGGAGCGCGCGCTGCGTCTCACCACGGACACAACGGAGTTGAGCCGGCTCTGCTGGCCCGGTTCCCCGCCGGACAGCGACGGTCTGGACGCCGCCGCGGGGGTGGCCCGCAGCCTCGAACACGCCGAGGTGCGGCTGGACGATCTGCTCCGGTTGAAGCCGGGCGGACCGCGCCGGGCCGGCCTCGTCGACCGCGCGGTCACCCCGCTGGTCAGGGACGGGACGCTGACCGTGGACCAGGACGGCCGGATGGCGTTCGCCGTGCCGGCGCTCGCGGCGGCGCTGCGCACCCTGCCCACCCACCATGACGTGTCGACGCTGCACGCCCTGATCACCCGGTCGTTGACGGACCGGCTGGGCGCGGAGACGGCGGGCAGCTGTTACCCCCGGCTCGCCGAGCATGTGGCCGCCGCCAAGGCCGAGTTGGACGACGCCCTCGCGGTGGACGTGCTGCTCGCGGCGGCCCGTGCGGACGCCAGGTCGGACTGGCCCCGATCGGTCCGCGCCTACGCGTCCGCGCTGCGGCGCCTGCCGCCGTACGACCACCGGACACCCCAAGTGCTGCGCGAGTGGGCCGAGTTGAGCCTGCGCCACGCCGACCACACCGGTGCGCTGGCGCTGGGCGAACCGCTGCTCGCCCATCTGACCGCGGCACCGGCCGGCGCGCGGGACCGGGGCTCGCTGGACTTCGTGACCGAGGTGTGGGCTCTGGCGGCGCTGCACGAACACCGGTCGCCGCACCTCGACGCCCTCCGGGATCCCGCCCCCGCCATGGCCGAACTCGCGGACCTGGCCGGTCCGTTCGGGCTCGACCCCACGCCGTCCCGGCCACGGCGTGAGACGCACCGGGCGGCGGCCGCCGGGCCGCGGAAGGGATCCGGGCCGCTGCCGTCCGGCCCGGAACTACGGCTGCTGGCAGCCGCCGCGAGCAGCCACAACAACCTCTCGGCCGCCCTGCGTGCCCTGCCACCCGATGCGGCCGGCACCCCGGACATGGACCGGCTGCGGAACGCCGCCGTCCACGCGGACCTGGCCGGTGCCCTGACCGCCGTGCTCGGTGACCGGTACACCGGGGCGGGGAACAGCACCGCCGCCTGGTACCACGCCATGGTCGGCGACTACCTCGACGGCGACTGGGACCAGGCCCTGGTGTCCGCCCGCCGGATCGAGGCAGGCGGCCGGACCCGGGACACGACGGCGGGCGCCGCACAGCCCGCCCGGGCACTCGCGGCCGAAATCCATTGCACACGCGGGGAGTTGGACCTCGCCCGGTTCTGGATCGAGCTGATTCCGGAGGCCGTGTCCCACCCGCTGGTCGCCTGGGCCAGGCTGGGCGTGCGGTACTGGTCGGGCCGGCGGGAGGAAGCGCTGGCGACGGCCCTCAGGGACGTACGACGGGCTCGCGAGCAGGGTCTGCACGCGGGCACGGAGAAGGTGCTGCTGCGGTACATCTCCTTCGCCCTGGTGGCGGGTCTGCCCCAGGCCATGCCTCAGGCGCTGGACGAACTGGAGGCGCTGCACGCGGTGGTGGGTTCTCCCACGACGCGCGAGGCGGTGCTCATCGGGCGCGGGCTGGTGCACGGCGACGCGGACAGCGCGCTGGCGGCCCTGCGGTCGGTACGCGAACGGGGCGACGCCTACCTGGGCCTGCTCTGCTGTCTGTGCCTGATGGAGATCGGCGACGAGTCCGGGCCGTGGCTGGCCGAGGCCTCGCGGATCGCGCAGTCGCTGGGGATCGGGCGCGCCACCCGTACGACGCTCGGGCACATGACGCGGCGGCGGACCTTCGGACTGCCGAGGACGCGTCCGGCCAGGGACGGATTCGGCGAGGAGGACGTCCGGCTGGCCACGATGGTCAGCGACGGGGCGACCAACCGGCAGATCGCGGCACGGCTCGCGTGGAGCGAGAAGACCGTGGAGCGGCGGCTCAGCGGGCTCTTCCGCCGTACCGGGTGCCGTTCCCGGGTGGAACTGGCCGCGGCCTGGCTGGACGGCAGCCTCGCCCGCCGCGTTCAGGTGCCGGACGGCGCGCCCACCAGGGGCGGCGGTCCCGTGCCGGGCCCGGGCCGAGCACGGCGGCCGTGA
- a CDS encoding response regulator transcription factor, giving the protein MPQQVLGASLRVAIHAPAPLIRAGLSGFVAMEPRLREVPRDRIREADAIVVAVDVADASVLDLLPSLSDHPGARFLVVVSERWQADVSTAWHRGVRAVVWWDFCSPDVFVRTVRAVAGEDDNAAHATRTVAPSRNRAPLSTREVAVLRLIAEGRQCDEIATELSYSERTVRYILYGAMKRLRARNRAHAVSYAIRAGLI; this is encoded by the coding sequence ATGCCTCAGCAAGTCCTCGGCGCGAGCCTGCGCGTGGCGATCCACGCCCCCGCCCCCCTGATCCGCGCCGGACTGTCCGGCTTCGTCGCCATGGAGCCGCGGCTGCGCGAGGTGCCCCGGGACAGGATCCGGGAGGCCGACGCGATCGTGGTCGCCGTGGACGTGGCGGACGCCTCCGTCCTGGACCTGCTCCCCAGCCTGAGCGACCACCCGGGCGCACGCTTCCTGGTGGTCGTCAGCGAACGCTGGCAGGCCGACGTGTCGACGGCCTGGCACCGGGGCGTTCGCGCCGTGGTCTGGTGGGACTTCTGCAGCCCGGACGTCTTCGTCCGCACCGTCCGCGCCGTGGCGGGCGAGGACGACAACGCGGCACATGCCACCCGGACCGTCGCCCCTTCCCGGAACCGGGCTCCCCTGAGCACGCGCGAAGTGGCCGTCCTGCGCCTGATCGCCGAGGGAAGACAGTGCGACGAGATCGCGACGGAACTCTCCTACTCCGAGCGCACGGTGCGATACATCCTCTACGGCGCGATGAAGCGCCTGCGGGCACGCAACCGCGCCCACGCCGTCTCGTACGCCATCAGGGCCGGACTGATCTGA